A genomic region of Pyrus communis chromosome 14, drPyrComm1.1, whole genome shotgun sequence contains the following coding sequences:
- the LOC137714171 gene encoding uncharacterized protein At5g41620 gives MSWKNHQHCHSLVVDRQCKIRKRGGGSSSSSSSLVRRYRLKRAILVGKRGGSSTPVPTWKTLSAAAAVEGSPCTATMVANGDEDDEKMAKLQQRRPASEHDGRGGGKGKELVSVSARKLAATLWEMNEQEQVPLRKKDSKVAQVPSLAGSLPPKSSDPSSTPIYERKNESGDGGRQRGLSVVSQKHCLNDYQMGGFERPTSASLTEVKYQSCGKPDRKCIHGFKTGLKDVSSGLSTSKELVKVLARVSGLKEQHSLTTTLLSALRVELDRARVQVHQMIREQRSNCDEIEYLMKKFAEEKTAWKSKERERIRAAIACMAEELEVEKKLRRQTERLNKKLGKELADKEAALSKATKELEREKRAKEIFEQVCDELATGLGEDRAQVEELKKESEKVREEVEKERQMLQLADVLREERVQMKLSEAKYHFEEKNAVVEQLKNELEAHLRSKTREGSHSSPDFSKIKELEAYLKKINFGSFQNSKIEGNEMEVSAYRVECEDDSKRTSVDSDLHSIELSMDNNNKSYKWSYSCGDDTEDDSKRTSVDKQFKGRRSLSEKIQWESICLNKNSSGIDWEFGVKSQWQSDGRLIEISELVPLTQTPEHETETKKNGSVKGLADHRLSNSKVVPIHSLASATCQFQSFPTKDPGNEVCGS, from the exons ATGTCTTGGAAAAACCACCAGCACTGCCACAGCTTGGTCGTGGACAGGCAATGCAAGATCAGGAAGCGCGGCGGCGGCTCGTCTTCCTCTTCGTCTTCCTTGGTCCGTAGGTACAGACTGAAGAGGGCAATCCTGGTCGGAAAGCGAGGCGGTTCCAGCACGCCAGTCCCCACTTGGAAGACTCTGAGCGCCGCGGCGGCTGTGGAGGGATCACCTTGTACGGCGACGATGGTGGCAAATGGGGATGAGGATGATGAGAAGATGGCAAAGCTGCAGCAGCGGAGACCGGCTTCGGAACACGATGGCCGCGGCGGCGGTAAAGGGAAGGAACTGGTGTCGGTTTCGGCGAGAAAGCTGGCGGCGACTTTGTGGGAAATGAATGAACAAGAACAAGTTCCCTTGAGAAAGAAGGATTCCAAAGTTGCTCAAGTTCCTTCCTTAGCCGGTTCCTTGCCGCCAAAGTCATCAGATCCATCCTCTACTCCTATTTATGAG AGAAAAAATGAAAGTGGGGATGGTGGACGCCAGAGAGGATTGTCGGTCGTTTCTCAGAAACATTGTTTGAATGATTACCAAATGGGAGGCTTCGAGAGACCTACAAGTGCCAGTTTAACTGAG GTCAAATATCAATCCTGTGGGAAACCTGATCGAAAATGCATACACGGATTTAAGACCGGTTTGAAGGATGTCAGTAGTGGCCTTTCTACATCTAAAGAGCTTGTGAAAGTTCTTGCTCGCGTTTCGGGTCTTAAAGAGCAGCATTCTTTGACTACAACCCTACTCTCAGCCTTACGAGTTGAGCTTGATCGAGCACGTGTCCAGGTTCATCAAATGATCCGAGAACAGAGGTCTAACTGCGACGAAATTGAGTATCTCATGAAGAAGTTCGCAGAAGAAAAGACGGCCTGGAAAAGTAAGGAGCGAGAGAGGATACGTGCTGCAATAGCGTGCATGGCAGAAGAACTTGAGGTGGAGAAGAAGCTAAGAAGACAAACAGAAAGGTTGAACAAGAAGCTAGGGAAAGAACTTGCAGATAAAGAGGCAGCTCTGTCGAAGGCCACGAAAGAGCTCGAGAGGGAGAAGAGGGCAAAAGAGATTTTTGAACAAGTTTGTGATGAGTTAGCCACAGGTCTTGGGGAGGACAGAGCACAAGTCGAAGAGCTAAAGAAAGAATCAGAGAAAGTCCGTGAAGAAGTGGAGAAGGAGAGGCAAATGCTACAGCTAGCCGATGTGTTGCGCGAGGAGAGAGTCCAGATGAAGCTTTCTGAAGCCAAATATCATTTTGAGGAGAAAAATGCCGTTGTGGAACAGCTAAAGAATGAACTAGAGGCTCATTTGAGATCCAAAACGCGCGAAGGTAGTCACAGTTCTCCAGATTTCAGTAAAATCAAGGAACTCGAGGCTTATTTAAAGAAGATAAATTTTGGATCATTTCAGAACTCGAAGATAGAAGGGAATGAAATGGAAGTTTCTGCGTACAGAGTGGAATGTGAAGACGATTCAAAACGGACTTCAGTTGATAGCGATCTTCATTCCATCGAGCTAAGCATGGACAATAACAACAAGAGCTACAAATGGAGTTACAGTTGTGGAGATGATACTGAAGATGATTCAAAGCGGACTTCGGTTGATAAACAATTCAAAGGGAGAAGATCGCTCTCTGAAAAAATACAATGGGAAAGCATATGCTTAAACAAAAATTCCAGCGGTATCGATTGGGAGTTTGGCGTAAAATCTCAATGGCAGTCAGACGGGCGGCTTATAGAAATATCAGAGCTTGTTCCTCTAACTCAAACCCCAGAACATGAAAccgaaacaaagaaaaatggttCTGTTAAGGGTCTCGCAGACCATAGGTTATCGAATTCAAAAGTGGTTCCGATCCATAGCCTAGCCAGTGCAACTTGTCAGTTCCAATCCTTTCCGACGAAGGATCCAGGAAACGAAGTATGCGGAAGTTAG
- the LOC137714172 gene encoding bifunctional nitrilase/nitrile hydratase NIT4B isoform X1: MALVPSSSPLIAEVDMGTDYSAPTVRATVVQASTVFYDTPATLDKAERLLAEAAGYGAQLVVFPEAFVGGYPRGSNFGVVIGNRTAKGKEDFRKYHAAAIDVPGPEVDRLAAMAGKYKVFLVMGVIERDGYTLYCTVLFFDSQGCYLGKHRKMMPTALERIIWGFGDGSTIPVFETPIGKIGAAICWENKMPLLRTAMYAKGIEIYCAPTADSRDLWQASMTHIALEGGCFVLSANQFCRRKDYPPPPEYAFAGEEPAPDSVVCAGGSVIISPSGTVLAGPNYDGEALISADLDLGEIARAKFDFDVVGHYSRPEVLSLIVRDHPATPVTFTSASAKTDREVSHKP; the protein is encoded by the exons ATGGCTCTGGTACCCTCGTCTTCCCCACTGATCGCGGAGGTCGACATGGGAACCGACTACTCCGCCCCCACTGTCCGCGCCACCGTTGTCCAAGCCTCCACCGTCTTCTACGACACCCCTGCCACTCTAG ATAAGGCTGAGAGGTTATTGGCTGAAGCAGCAGGATATGGTGCCCAGTTGGTTGTGTTTCCTGAAGCATTTGTGGGTGGTTATCCACGGGGGTCGAATTTTGGCGTTGTCATTGGGAACAGAACAGCTAAGGGTAAAGAAGACTTCAGAAAGTATCATGCTGCTGCCATTGATGTGCCTG GTCCTGAAGTTGATCGATTGGCAGCAATGGCTGGAAAGTACAAGGTATTCCTGGTAATGGGTGTGATAGAGAGAGATGGATATACACTCTATTGCACTGTTCTGTTTTTTGATTCTCAAGGTTGCTACTTGGGAAAGCACCGAAAAATGATGCCCACAGCACTGGAGCGGATCATTTGGGGATTTGGAGATGGATCTACAATTCCTGTGTTTGAGACTCCGATTGGAAAAATAGGTGCTGCCATTTGTTGGGAAAATAAGATGCCACTTCTAAGGACAGCAATGTATGCTAAAG GCATTGAGATATATTGTGCTCCTACGGCTGATTCCAGGGATTTATGGCAAGCATCAATGACTCATATTGCCTTAGAGGGTGGGTGTTTTGTCCTATCAGCCAATCAGTTCTGTCGAAGGAAAGACTACCCCCCTCCTCCAGAATATGCATTTGCAGGAGAGGAACCTGCTCCAGATTCTGTCGTCTGTGCCGGAGGCAGTGTTATTATCTCACCGTCAGGGACTGTTCTTGCTGGACCCAATTATGATGGGGAGGCACTCATCTCAGCAGATCTTG ATCTTGGAGAAATAGCAAGGGCGAAATTTGACTTTGATGTGGTTGGCCACTATTCACGGCCCGAAGTGCTTAGCTTGATCGTGAGGGACCATCCAGCAACTCCAGTTACTTTCACATCAGCCTCAGCAAAGACCGATCGCGAAGTCTCACATAAGCCATAA
- the LOC137714382 gene encoding uncharacterized protein encodes MALVEVCKQRLHFLRDDDFGDLLDDVQKFCEEHDIVIPNMEDLHFVPGKSRRKAQRLTNFHYYCVDLYFQVLDTQLNEWNDRFDKVNTELLLCMACLSLLNNFASFDKVKIVCLAQLYPQDFDRMNIINLQIQLDNYIHDMKMHSEFSSLRGIGNLAKELVKTGRCASYMLVYKLLTLVLVLPVATASVERAFSAMKIVKTPLRSKMGDQWLSDSMLVYIEIDVFAFIDNEPIMRRFHDMKPRRQQL; translated from the coding sequence ATGGCGTTAGTGGAAGTATGCAAGCAAAGACTACACTTCTTGAGAGATGATGATTTTGGGGACTTGCTTGATGATGTACAAAAGTTTTGTGAAGAGCATGATATTGTTATTCCTAACATGGAGGATTTGCATTTTGTACCCGGAAAATCAAGGCGTAAAGCTCAAAGGCTCACAAACTTCCATTACTATTGTGTGGACCTTTATTTTCAAGTCCTTGATACACAATTAAATGAATGGAATGATCGCTTCGATAAGGTCAACACCGAATTGCTTCTTTGTATGGCATGCTTGAGTCTGctgaataattttgcatcttttgacaaagtaaaAATTGTTTGTCTAGCCCAACTTTATCCTCAAGATTTTGATCGTATGAACATCATAAATCTTCAAATTCAACTTGACAATTACATTCACGATATGAAGATGCATAGTGAGTTTTCATCATTAAGAGGAATTGGTAATCTTGCAAAAGAGTTAGTGAAGACCGGAAGGTGTGCAAGTTATATGTTAGTGTATAAGCTTCTTACATTGGTTTTGGTGTTACCGGTTGCAACCGCTTCGGTGGAGAGAGCTTTTtctgctatgaagattgtgaaaaCACCATTGCGTAGcaaaatgggagatcaatggttgagtgatagcatgcttgtttacattgagatagatgtatttgcttttattgataatgagccTATTATGCGACGTTTTCATGATATGAAACCTCGCCGGcaacaattgtaa
- the LOC137714172 gene encoding bifunctional nitrilase/nitrile hydratase NIT4A isoform X2, translating into MGTDYSAPTVRATVVQASTVFYDTPATLDKAERLLAEAAGYGAQLVVFPEAFVGGYPRGSNFGVVIGNRTAKGKEDFRKYHAAAIDVPGPEVDRLAAMAGKYKVFLVMGVIERDGYTLYCTVLFFDSQGCYLGKHRKMMPTALERIIWGFGDGSTIPVFETPIGKIGAAICWENKMPLLRTAMYAKGIEIYCAPTADSRDLWQASMTHIALEGGCFVLSANQFCRRKDYPPPPEYAFAGEEPAPDSVVCAGGSVIISPSGTVLAGPNYDGEALISADLDLGEIARAKFDFDVVGHYSRPEVLSLIVRDHPATPVTFTSASAKTDREVSHKP; encoded by the exons ATAAGGCTGAGAGGTTATTGGCTGAAGCAGCAGGATATGGTGCCCAGTTGGTTGTGTTTCCTGAAGCATTTGTGGGTGGTTATCCACGGGGGTCGAATTTTGGCGTTGTCATTGGGAACAGAACAGCTAAGGGTAAAGAAGACTTCAGAAAGTATCATGCTGCTGCCATTGATGTGCCTG GTCCTGAAGTTGATCGATTGGCAGCAATGGCTGGAAAGTACAAGGTATTCCTGGTAATGGGTGTGATAGAGAGAGATGGATATACACTCTATTGCACTGTTCTGTTTTTTGATTCTCAAGGTTGCTACTTGGGAAAGCACCGAAAAATGATGCCCACAGCACTGGAGCGGATCATTTGGGGATTTGGAGATGGATCTACAATTCCTGTGTTTGAGACTCCGATTGGAAAAATAGGTGCTGCCATTTGTTGGGAAAATAAGATGCCACTTCTAAGGACAGCAATGTATGCTAAAG GCATTGAGATATATTGTGCTCCTACGGCTGATTCCAGGGATTTATGGCAAGCATCAATGACTCATATTGCCTTAGAGGGTGGGTGTTTTGTCCTATCAGCCAATCAGTTCTGTCGAAGGAAAGACTACCCCCCTCCTCCAGAATATGCATTTGCAGGAGAGGAACCTGCTCCAGATTCTGTCGTCTGTGCCGGAGGCAGTGTTATTATCTCACCGTCAGGGACTGTTCTTGCTGGACCCAATTATGATGGGGAGGCACTCATCTCAGCAGATCTTG ATCTTGGAGAAATAGCAAGGGCGAAATTTGACTTTGATGTGGTTGGCCACTATTCACGGCCCGAAGTGCTTAGCTTGATCGTGAGGGACCATCCAGCAACTCCAGTTACTTTCACATCAGCCTCAGCAAAGACCGATCGCGAAGTCTCACATAAGCCATAA